A window of the Listeria swaminathanii genome harbors these coding sequences:
- a CDS encoding DUF1254 domain-containing protein, whose product MKKMLPESKVEAIRKEGFLNRAVEAYRFFYPTVSNVSNFKALHDLGITENHDFIIQLTTPDLNVLTQNSDTPYCLGTGNTENGPVVIELPPGAIVGVADDINFKFITNMGLTGDEQGKGAKYLYLPPNYDGDIPEGYIVRKPSSYRFLICLRAMVHQASDYEKAFALLKEVKFYPLKEEKDKPVSTFHDFSHRKAISTPYFVEGKFDYWEVIKWALDNDKTDPEYYQMYGLLKAIGLAPNKEFNPDPDKKALLIEAAEKADEMMFVNSFNTDDPAAITWPGKNWEWAVYGENNDFYEKTYLNLPVRERWFYQATLETHMMFMHKVGFGSVYMLGVKDKEGNYLDGGKNYTLKVPTPVPTSIFWSVTVYDMDTRSEIVTEQFMPALNSIKDTFEVDADGNTTLYFGPNPPEDESLPWIQTVLDANWFTYFRIYGPTEPAFDNSWQLYDFEEVK is encoded by the coding sequence ATGAAAAAAATGCTACCTGAGAGTAAAGTAGAGGCAATCAGAAAAGAGGGATTTTTAAATCGAGCTGTTGAGGCTTATCGGTTTTTCTACCCAACTGTTTCCAACGTATCAAATTTTAAGGCATTACATGATTTAGGAATTACCGAGAATCACGATTTTATTATTCAACTGACGACTCCTGATTTAAATGTACTGACACAAAATTCGGATACGCCTTATTGCCTTGGAACTGGAAACACCGAGAATGGTCCAGTTGTTATCGAGTTACCACCGGGTGCAATCGTTGGTGTGGCGGATGATATTAATTTTAAATTTATTACCAATATGGGATTAACCGGTGATGAACAAGGCAAAGGTGCTAAATATTTATACTTACCACCTAATTATGATGGCGATATTCCGGAAGGCTACATAGTTCGAAAACCTTCTAGTTATCGTTTCCTCATCTGTTTACGGGCGATGGTTCATCAAGCGAGTGATTATGAAAAAGCATTTGCGCTCCTTAAAGAAGTGAAATTTTATCCTTTAAAAGAAGAAAAAGATAAACCGGTGAGCACTTTCCATGATTTTTCGCATCGTAAAGCAATTTCTACACCGTATTTTGTGGAAGGGAAATTTGATTACTGGGAAGTGATTAAATGGGCGCTGGATAATGATAAGACGGATCCAGAATATTATCAAATGTACGGTTTACTAAAAGCAATTGGTTTAGCGCCAAACAAAGAATTCAATCCTGATCCAGATAAAAAAGCTTTATTAATTGAAGCTGCTGAAAAAGCGGATGAAATGATGTTCGTGAATTCCTTTAATACAGATGATCCGGCTGCAATCACTTGGCCAGGGAAGAATTGGGAATGGGCAGTATACGGGGAAAATAATGATTTTTATGAAAAAACTTATTTAAATCTTCCTGTAAGAGAGCGTTGGTTCTATCAAGCGACACTCGAAACCCATATGATGTTTATGCATAAAGTCGGATTTGGCTCTGTGTATATGCTTGGAGTGAAAGACAAAGAAGGAAACTATCTGGATGGCGGCAAAAATTATACATTAAAAGTGCCAACACCAGTACCTACGAGTATTTTCTGGTCAGTAACAGTTTATGACATGGACACACGTTCAGAAATTGTTACCGAGCAATTTATGCCAGCGCTTAATTCCATTAAAGATACGTTTGAAGTAGACGCAGATGGAAATACGACACTTTACTTTGGACCAAATCCACCAGAAGATGAGTCGCTACCATGGATTCAAACAGTTCTTGACGCCAATTGGTTCACCTACTTCCGTATTTACGGACCAACCGAACCAGCCTTTGATAACAGCTGGCAATTATATGATTTTGAAGAAGTGAAATAA
- a CDS encoding YdeI/OmpD-associated family protein, whose protein sequence is MAKTELNPKVDAFLNKPSKWQAEFKTLREIAIGFELEEELKWGKPCYAINGSNVFLIHGFKDYCALLFMKGALLRDPANILVQQTENVQAARQIRFTNLQEILDQKENLKAYIQNAIDVEKAGLEVELKPRAETPIPEELLVKFEQLPALQTAFEALTPGRQKAYLLYFAAPKQSKTRVSRIEKYEATILDGLGLND, encoded by the coding sequence ATGGCAAAAACAGAATTAAACCCTAAAGTCGATGCGTTTCTAAATAAACCATCCAAATGGCAAGCTGAATTCAAAACATTAAGAGAGATAGCGATTGGTTTTGAACTAGAAGAAGAACTCAAATGGGGCAAACCTTGTTATGCTATTAACGGCAGTAACGTTTTCTTAATCCATGGTTTTAAAGATTATTGTGCCCTGCTCTTTATGAAAGGTGCGCTTCTCCGTGATCCAGCAAATATTTTAGTGCAGCAAACGGAAAACGTGCAAGCCGCGAGACAAATTCGCTTCACTAATTTACAAGAAATCCTTGATCAAAAAGAGAATTTAAAAGCATATATCCAAAATGCCATTGATGTCGAAAAAGCGGGTCTTGAAGTAGAACTTAAACCAAGAGCTGAAACACCTATTCCAGAAGAATTACTTGTGAAATTTGAACAATTACCTGCTTTACAAACAGCTTTTGAAGCGCTCACTCCCGGTCGACAAAAAGCTTACTTGCTTTATTTTGCGGCTCCTAAACAATCGAAAACACGTGTTTCTCGAATTGAGAAATATGAAGCAACGATTTTAGATGGATTAGGACTGAACGATTAA